In Chelmon rostratus isolate fCheRos1 chromosome 4, fCheRos1.pri, whole genome shotgun sequence, a genomic segment contains:
- the LOC121605155 gene encoding vacuolar protein sorting-associated protein 4B-like, which translates to MAGGNLQKAIDLASKATKEDKAQNYEEALRCYQSAVQYFLHVIKYEVQGDRSAQSIRAKCADYLDRAEELKEYLRKKEKGPPAKPVKESQSDDKGNESGDGEDEEKKKFQNQLLGAIVMEKPNIKWDDVAGLEGAKEALKEAVILPIKFPHLFTGKRTPWRGILLFGPPGTGKSYLAKAVATEANKSTFFSISSSDLVSKWLGESEKLVKNLFSLAREHKPSIIFIDEIDSLCSSRSDNESEAARRIKTEFLVQMQGVGNDNDGILVLGATNIPWTLDSAIRRRFEKRIYIPLPEEHARSFMFRLHLGSTPNDLTEEDFVTLGKRTEAYSGADISIIVRDALMQPVRKVQSATHFKKVRGSSCNNPGVVVEDLLTPCSPGDPDAIEMTWIDVPGEKLLEPVVCMADMMRSVTSTKPTVNEQDLEKLKKFTEDFGQEG; encoded by the exons ATGGCTGGTGGTAATTTACAG AAAGCTATCGATCTCGCTTCCAAAGCTACGAAGGAGGACAAAGCCCAGAACTACGAGGAGGCCCTCAGATGTTATCAGAGTGCAGTGCAATACTTCCTTCATGTTATCAAGT ATGAGGTGCAGGGGGACCGAAGTGCACAGAGCATCAGGGCCAAGTGTGCAGACTACCTGGACAGAGCCGAGGAGCTGAAGGAATATCtgaggaaaaaggagaagggACCTCCGGCCAAACCTGTCAAAGAGTCCCAGTCTGATGACAAAGG GAATGAAAGTGGTGATGGGGAGGACGAGGAGAAAAAGAAGTTCCAAAATCAGCTCTTAG GTGCCATTGTCATGGAGAAGCCAAACATTAAGTGGGACGATGTGGCCGGACTTGAGGGAGCCAAAGAAGCCCTAAAAGAAGCTGTGATCCTGCCCATCAAATTCCCTCACCTGTTCACAG GAAAGCGAACTCCTTGGCGGGGCATCCTTCTGTTTGGCCCTCCAGGAACTGGGAAGTCCTACCTGGCCAAGGCGGTAGCCACAGAAGCCAACAAGTCCaccttcttctccatctcttcctccgACCTTGTGTCCAAGTGGCTGGGGGAAAGTGAAAA GTTGGTAAAGAACCTGTTCTCGTTAGCCCGAGAACACAAGCCATCGATCATTTTCATCGATGAGATCGactccctctgcagctccaggaGTGACAACGAGAGCGAAGCGGCGCGCAGAATCAAGACCGAGTTCCTCGTCCAGATGCAGG GTGTTGGAAATGATAATGATGGGATCCTGGTCCTGGGAGCCACAAATATACCCTGGACACTGGACTCAGCAATCAGGAGAAG GTTTGAAAAGCGAATCTACATTCCTCTGCCCGAGGAGCACGCTCGCTCCTTCATGTTCAGACTGCACCTGGGCTCCACGCCCAACGACCTGACAGAGGAGGACTTCGTCACTCTGGGCAAACGGACAGAGGCCTATTCTGGAGCCGACATCAGCATTATTGTTAGAGATGCCCTCATGCAGCCTGTCAGGAAGGTTCAGTCAGCCACACACttcaaaaag GTTCGGGGGTCATCATGCAACAATCCTGGCGTTGTGGTGGAAGACCTCCTGACTCCGTGTTCGCCAGGTGATCCCGACGCCATAGAGATGACGTGGATTGACGTCCCTGGGGAGAAGCTTCTCGAGCCAGTCGTGTGCATG GCTGACATGATGAGGTCGGTGACGAGCACCAAGCCGACAGTGAATGAGCAGGACttggagaagctgaagaagtTTACTGAGGATTTTGGTCAAGAGGGCTAG
- the ankrd29 gene encoding ankyrin repeat domain-containing protein 29 isoform X2 yields MVASYSGHYECVKELIMQGADINYQRETGSTALFFASQQGHNDIVKLLFEFGASTEFQTKDGGTAVTVASQHGHYKVVETLLKNGANVHDQLDDGATSLFLAAQEGHVTVIRQLLSSGAKVNQPREDGTAPLWMAAQMGHSEVVKVLLLRGADREADRKDGSTALFKAAFKGHNSVIEELLKFSPSLGLLKNGSSALHAAVMGGNIRTVTLLLGANADPTLPNKNNELPADLTKNERILKVLHPKILNGDS; encoded by the exons ATGGTGGCGTCATACAGCGGCCATTACGAGTGCGTGAAAGAACTTATCATGCAAGGAGCCGACATCAACTATCAGAGAGAG ACAGGTTCCACCGCCCTGTTCTTCGCCTCCCAGCAGGGTCATAATGACATTGTGAAGCTCCTCTTTGAATTCGGTGCCTCCACTGAATTCCAGACAAAG gaCGGTGGCACGGCTGTCACCGTGGCCTCTCAGCACGGACACTACAAGGTGGTGGAGACCCTGCTGAAGAATGGAGCCAATGTTCACGACCAGTTGGAT GACGGTGCCACCTCTCTGTTTCTCGCTGCCCAGGAGGGTCATGTGACTGTGATTCGTCAGCTGCTTTCATCTGGTGCCAAGGTTAACCAACCGAGGGAG GATGGCACTGCCCCCCTGTGGATGGCAGCCCAGATGGGTCACAGTGAGGTGGTGAAGGTGCTTCTCTTACGTGGCGCAGATCGGGAGGCTGACAGAAAA GATGGATCAACAGCACTTTTCAAAGCGGCTTTTAAGGGACACAACAGCGTCATCGAGGAACTTCTCAAGTTTTCTCCTTCACTTGGCCTTCTCAAG AATGGCTCTTCTGCCCTTCATGCAGCTGTTATGGGTGGAAATATTCGAACTGTTACGCTGCTGCTTGGTGCGAACGCAGACCCCACACTGCCCAACAAG aataaTGAACTCCCTGCAGATCTTACAAAGAATGAACGCATCCTAAAGGTTTTACATCCAAAAATCTTAAATGGAGACAGTTGA
- the ankrd29 gene encoding ankyrin repeat domain-containing protein 29 isoform X1, translating to MMSFKKETPLANAVFWAARKGNLALLQLLLNSGRVDADCRDSYGTTALMVASYSGHYECVKELIMQGADINYQRETGSTALFFASQQGHNDIVKLLFEFGASTEFQTKDGGTAVTVASQHGHYKVVETLLKNGANVHDQLDDGATSLFLAAQEGHVTVIRQLLSSGAKVNQPREDGTAPLWMAAQMGHSEVVKVLLLRGADREADRKDGSTALFKAAFKGHNSVIEELLKFSPSLGLLKNGSSALHAAVMGGNIRTVTLLLGANADPTLPNKNNELPADLTKNERILKVLHPKILNGDS from the exons ATGATGTCTTTCAAG AAGGAAACACCCCTGGCTAATGCCGTGTTTTGGGCAGCGAGGAAGGGGAACTTGGctcttcttcagctgctgctcaacAGTGGGCGTGTGGACGCAGACTGCAGAGACAGT TATGGGACGACGGCGCTGATGGTGGCGTCATACAGCGGCCATTACGAGTGCGTGAAAGAACTTATCATGCAAGGAGCCGACATCAACTATCAGAGAGAG ACAGGTTCCACCGCCCTGTTCTTCGCCTCCCAGCAGGGTCATAATGACATTGTGAAGCTCCTCTTTGAATTCGGTGCCTCCACTGAATTCCAGACAAAG gaCGGTGGCACGGCTGTCACCGTGGCCTCTCAGCACGGACACTACAAGGTGGTGGAGACCCTGCTGAAGAATGGAGCCAATGTTCACGACCAGTTGGAT GACGGTGCCACCTCTCTGTTTCTCGCTGCCCAGGAGGGTCATGTGACTGTGATTCGTCAGCTGCTTTCATCTGGTGCCAAGGTTAACCAACCGAGGGAG GATGGCACTGCCCCCCTGTGGATGGCAGCCCAGATGGGTCACAGTGAGGTGGTGAAGGTGCTTCTCTTACGTGGCGCAGATCGGGAGGCTGACAGAAAA GATGGATCAACAGCACTTTTCAAAGCGGCTTTTAAGGGACACAACAGCGTCATCGAGGAACTTCTCAAGTTTTCTCCTTCACTTGGCCTTCTCAAG AATGGCTCTTCTGCCCTTCATGCAGCTGTTATGGGTGGAAATATTCGAACTGTTACGCTGCTGCTTGGTGCGAACGCAGACCCCACACTGCCCAACAAG aataaTGAACTCCCTGCAGATCTTACAAAGAATGAACGCATCCTAAAGGTTTTACATCCAAAAATCTTAAATGGAGACAGTTGA
- the cts12 gene encoding procathepsin L, protein MGTNQTHMHAVQRAGLLLRAALLFVLLCSPQHVVSDSDEAVLTEWEIWKSIHGIAYDELDDMQRRVIWEENKRMIDNNNHRFFMGMKPFTMAMNRYGDLTRQEYRVLQGAVIDAQFVMRGKTVSARRLRNNAKKLDTWFVDYRNMGYVTEVKDQGYCGSCWAFSTTGAIEGQIYKKTGRLESLSEQNLVDCSKSYGTYGCSGAWMANAYDYVVSNGLQTTNTYPYTSVDTQPCYYDSRLAVAHIKDYRFIPKGDEQALADAVATIGPITVAIDADHSSFLFYSSGIYDEPSCNPNNLSHAVLLVGYGSEGGQDYWIIKNSWGTSWGEGGYMRIIRDGRNTCGIASYALYPIL, encoded by the exons ATGGGAACAAATCAGACTCACATGCATGCAG TGCAGCGGGCCGGCCTCCTGCTGAGAGCCgctctgctctttgtcctgcTGTGCAGCCCACAGCATGTGGTTTCAGACTCAGATGAGGCCGTCCTGACTGAGTGGGAGATCTGGAAGAGCATCCACGGCATAGCCTACGATGAACTG GACGACATGCAAAGGAGGGTCATCTGGGAGGAGAACAAGCGGATGATTGACAACAATAATCACAGGTTCTTCATGGGCATGAAACCGTTCACTATGGCCATGAATAGATATGGAGACCTG ACAAGACAGGAGTACCGAGTTTTGCAAGGTGCCGTGATAGACGCCCAATTCGTGATGAGAGGGAAGACCGTCTCAGCCCGAAGGCTGCGTAACAATGCTAAGAAGTTAGATACTTGGTTTGTCGACTACAGGAACATGGGTTACGTCACTGAGGTGAAAGACCAG GGATACTGTGGCTCATGCTGGGCCTTCAGCACCACAGGAGCTATTGAGGGACAAATATACAAGAAGACAGGTCGTCTTGAATCTTTGAGTGAACAAAACCTGGTGGACTGCTCCAAATCTTACGGTACCTATGGCTGCAGTGGTGCCTGGATGGCCAATGCCTACGACTACGTGGTCAGCAACGGCCTGCAGACGACAAACACATACCCATACACCTCAGTG GATACTCAGCCCTGTTACTACGATAGCAGGCTTGCAGTTGCCCATATCAAAGACTACAGGTTCATACCCAAAGGAGACGAGCAGGCTCTGGCTGATGCCGTGGCAACCATCGGTCCCATCACAGTAGCCATTGATGCAGATCATTCAAGCTTCCTGTTCTACAGCTCAG GAATATACGACGAGCCGAGCTGTAACCCGAACAATCTGAGCCACGCGGTGCTGCTGGTTGGCTACGGCTCTGAAGGAGGCCAAGACTACTGGATCATCAAAAACAG TTGGGGTACCAGCTGGGGTGAAGGCGGCTATATGCGAATCATCCGAGACGGCAGAAACACCTGTGGCATCGCGAGCTATGCCTTGTACCCTATTCTATGA